The following are encoded together in the Gemmatimonadota bacterium genome:
- a CDS encoding extracellular solute-binding protein: MRTPAVWRRARLVLICATALGCGAERRASADAATDSAVASDAPLTVFAAGSLARPMRAALDSFSARSGISYTLESAGSLELARRLTDLGKRADIVALADEEVFPRLLMPAHGTWYARFARNRLVLAHAVNATGLAEAQRGEWRTVLQRPAVEVGRADPDLDPAGYRTLMLFQLAERYYSEPGLAARLETTAPRRHVRPKSAELVALLQANELDYAWMYESSARGARLPFIALAPEIDLGDERYATTYTSAVVRVLGSTVADTLELRGVPIRYGLTIPREAPQPARAVAFLRFLLSPDGTRVLRQEYLDALDAPLVVGEGAPAFLDSLTGARAVAPAPARH, from the coding sequence ATGAGAACTCCCGCCGTGTGGCGACGGGCCCGCCTCGTGCTCATTTGTGCAACCGCGCTAGGATGTGGCGCCGAGCGTCGAGCGTCGGCCGATGCGGCCACCGACAGCGCCGTGGCCAGCGATGCGCCGCTCACCGTTTTTGCGGCCGGAAGCCTGGCGAGGCCCATGCGTGCCGCGCTGGACAGCTTCAGTGCACGAAGCGGCATTTCCTACACGCTCGAGTCGGCGGGGAGCCTCGAGCTGGCGCGCCGACTCACGGATCTCGGCAAGCGCGCCGACATCGTGGCCCTCGCCGATGAGGAGGTCTTTCCGCGCCTCCTCATGCCGGCGCACGGGACCTGGTATGCGCGGTTCGCGCGCAATCGACTGGTGCTGGCGCATGCGGTGAACGCGACCGGACTCGCGGAGGCACAGCGTGGCGAGTGGCGCACAGTGCTGCAGCGTCCGGCGGTGGAAGTCGGCCGCGCCGACCCCGACCTCGACCCGGCCGGCTATCGCACCTTGATGCTCTTTCAGCTGGCGGAACGCTACTACAGCGAACCCGGGCTGGCCGCGCGACTCGAGACGACTGCGCCGCGACGACACGTACGCCCGAAGTCGGCGGAACTGGTGGCACTGCTGCAGGCCAACGAACTGGACTACGCCTGGATGTACGAATCGTCGGCGCGCGGCGCGCGCCTCCCGTTCATCGCCCTTGCCCCGGAGATCGACCTGGGCGACGAGCGGTACGCGACGACCTACACCTCAGCCGTGGTGCGCGTCCTGGGGTCCACGGTCGCCGATACCCTCGAGTTGCGCGGGGTCCCGATCCGCTATGGGCTGACCATTCCGCGTGAGGCGCCGCAGCCGGCCCGGGCGGTCGCCTTCCTGCGCTTCCTGCTGTCGCCTGACGGGACGCGCGTGCTGCGGCAGGAGTATCTCGACGCGCTCGATGCGCCGCTCGTCGTGGGTGAGGGGGCGCCTGCCTTCCTGGATTCGCTCACGGGCGCGCGCGCCGTCGCCCCCGCTCCGGCGCGGCACTAG
- a CDS encoding potassium/proton antiporter, whose translation MSTTEPFATALFLATCGGLLALSAISGRAASRFGIPLTALFLALGMLAGSDGIGGIAFSDYGLTFRLGTAALVLILFDGGLNTSIAAVRRVAGPAGVLATVGVLGTAAVTALGAYAVGLTIPQSILLGVVVSSTDAAAVFAVLRGSGVHLRKRVGVTLEAESGLNDPMAIILTTLVTANLGHLERLWGWHTLGEVVVQAVIGLLGGIVVGRAARIFLQRVRLSAGGLYPVFTLAVALLAFGLPTLVGGSGFLAVYVAGMTLGDREIPHRASLLRVHDALAWLGQVAMFVLLGLLLFPSRLGEVALPGIAIGLFVAIIARPLVVALCLLPFRYPAREIAFIGWMGLRGAVPIILATVPVLARAPGAERIFDLVFFVVAVSVLLHGVTGAPLARRLGLESAEPPSPPAVLEIEAARPLSSRLESFYIDDALAVAGVSLADLALPDGAAVTLIVRGDELVPPLPATTLLPGDHAYVVARAEDQVLIRLMFGRPEGDDNA comes from the coding sequence ATGTCGACGACGGAGCCCTTCGCGACCGCCCTCTTCCTCGCCACCTGCGGCGGGCTCCTGGCCCTGAGCGCCATCTCGGGGCGGGCGGCGTCACGCTTCGGCATTCCGCTCACGGCGCTCTTCCTCGCCCTCGGCATGCTCGCCGGCTCCGACGGCATCGGTGGGATCGCCTTCAGTGACTATGGGCTCACCTTCCGGCTGGGGACGGCGGCGCTCGTCCTCATCCTGTTCGACGGCGGACTCAACACGTCGATTGCCGCCGTGCGGCGGGTGGCGGGGCCCGCGGGGGTCCTCGCAACGGTCGGGGTCCTCGGCACGGCGGCCGTCACCGCGCTGGGCGCGTACGCGGTCGGGCTCACCATCCCGCAGTCGATCCTGCTCGGGGTCGTGGTCTCGTCCACCGATGCGGCGGCCGTTTTCGCCGTCCTCCGCGGGAGCGGTGTCCACCTGCGCAAGCGCGTGGGGGTGACGCTCGAAGCGGAGTCGGGGCTCAACGATCCGATGGCGATCATCCTCACCACGCTGGTGACCGCCAACCTGGGCCACCTGGAGCGGCTGTGGGGGTGGCACACGCTGGGCGAGGTCGTCGTGCAGGCGGTGATTGGCCTGCTGGGTGGGATCGTGGTGGGGCGCGCCGCACGGATCTTCCTGCAGCGCGTGCGCCTCTCGGCGGGGGGCCTCTATCCGGTCTTCACGCTCGCCGTGGCGCTGCTGGCGTTTGGCCTTCCGACGCTCGTGGGGGGGAGCGGCTTCCTTGCCGTGTACGTGGCCGGCATGACGTTAGGCGATCGCGAGATTCCGCACCGTGCCTCGCTGCTGCGCGTGCACGACGCGCTGGCGTGGCTCGGGCAGGTGGCGATGTTCGTCCTGCTCGGGCTGCTGCTCTTTCCGTCGCGCCTGGGGGAAGTGGCGCTCCCTGGCATCGCGATCGGGTTGTTCGTCGCGATCATCGCCCGGCCGCTCGTCGTGGCACTCTGCCTCCTTCCCTTCCGCTATCCGGCACGAGAGATCGCGTTCATCGGGTGGATGGGGCTGCGTGGCGCGGTCCCCATCATCCTGGCCACCGTGCCGGTCCTCGCGCGCGCCCCCGGGGCGGAGCGCATCTTCGACCTCGTCTTCTTCGTCGTGGCGGTGAGCGTTCTGCTGCACGGCGTGACGGGGGCACCGCTGGCGCGCCGCCTGGGGCTGGAGAGTGCGGAGCCGCCCAGCCCTCCCGCGGTGCTGGAGATCGAGGCTGCGCGCCCGCTCAGTTCGCGCCTCGAGTCGTTCTACATCGACGATGCGCTCGCCGTGGCTGGAGTCTCGCTCGCCGACCTCGCCCTTCCCGATGGGGCGGCGGTCACCTTGATCGTGCGCGGCGACGAACTCGTCCCGCCGCTGCCGGCGACGACGCTCCTCCCGGGCGACCACGCGTACGTCGTGGCGCGCGCCGAAGACCAGGTGCTGATCCGCCTGATGTTCGGGCGCCCCGAAGGGGATGACAACGCCTAA
- a CDS encoding prohibitin family protein, with protein sequence MANPVSDLLNNMRQRGSDVGSSGTFGKLLKIGIVLFVLVFLLPSMFTYVEPGHVGILIHRAGGGVDPKPLGPGLHFRNPLLSAIEEYPVFMQTLVLTRETTEGSPSNDEINVNSKEGQPLSLDVAMSFEIDPMKVPAMYQTFRTDIGMIQHGYVKQTIRQALQEVVGDEAIADIMGPKKAETVSRAQALLQERLLQYGIMVKQFTLNEFRAPPSVIEAINAKNVMQQQALTAQNELQKNEFQARGDSIKAAGRAKAITAEAEAQARANHLLSESITPTLVQYRLIEKWNGAMPQVSGGGMPMIQLPSIKQ encoded by the coding sequence ATGGCAAACCCGGTAAGTGACCTGCTCAACAACATGCGACAGCGAGGGAGTGACGTGGGATCGAGCGGAACGTTCGGCAAGCTGCTCAAGATCGGCATCGTACTCTTTGTCCTGGTCTTCCTCCTGCCGTCGATGTTCACCTACGTGGAACCTGGGCACGTCGGCATCCTGATCCATCGCGCCGGCGGCGGTGTCGACCCGAAGCCGTTAGGCCCCGGGCTGCACTTCCGGAACCCGCTCCTCAGCGCCATCGAGGAGTACCCGGTCTTCATGCAGACGCTCGTGCTCACGCGCGAGACCACGGAGGGGTCGCCCAGCAACGACGAAATCAACGTCAACTCCAAGGAAGGACAGCCGCTCTCGCTCGACGTGGCGATGTCGTTCGAGATCGACCCGATGAAGGTGCCGGCGATGTACCAGACCTTTCGCACTGACATCGGGATGATCCAGCACGGCTACGTGAAGCAGACGATTCGCCAGGCGCTGCAGGAAGTCGTGGGCGACGAGGCGATCGCCGACATCATGGGTCCCAAGAAGGCCGAGACCGTCTCGCGGGCGCAGGCCTTGTTGCAGGAGCGTCTGCTGCAGTACGGGATCATGGTGAAGCAGTTCACCCTGAACGAGTTCCGGGCGCCGCCGTCGGTCATCGAGGCGATCAACGCCAAGAACGTGATGCAGCAACAGGCACTGACCGCGCAGAACGAGCTGCAGAAGAACGAGTTCCAGGCGCGCGGCGACTCGATCAAGGCGGCGGGGCGCGCCAAGGCGATCACCGCCGAGGCGGAGGCGCAGGCGCGTGCCAATCACCTGCTGTCGGAAAGCATCACGCCGACGCTGGTGCAGTATCGGCTCATCGAGAAGTGGAACGGGGCGATGCCGCAGGTGTCGGGGGGCGGCATGCCGATGATCCAGCTCCCGAGCATCAAGCAGTAG
- a CDS encoding TIGR01777 family protein: MKVAITGASGFIGTPFVRQLQTAGHTVLRIGRARAGASGGAGPDIVWDAATTLDAARLEGVDAVVHLAGESIAQRWTPEAKQRIRSSREQGTSLLARTLAGLAHKPRVLVSMSAIGIYGNRGDEALDESSAPGRGFFPEIGTAWEGAAEPARAAGIRVVHPRLGIVLSPEGGALAKMLPIFSLGGGGTIGSGRQWMSWISRTDALRALEFLVVTESMQGAVNLTAPAPVTNAGFTQVLGRVLHRPTIVPVPAFAIKLLYGEMGEATVIEGQRVLPRKLLEAGFLFRHQTLEDALKAEGVR, translated from the coding sequence ATGAAGGTGGCCATTACCGGGGCGAGCGGCTTCATCGGCACGCCCTTCGTTCGTCAGTTGCAGACGGCGGGGCATACGGTGCTCCGCATCGGGCGCGCGCGCGCTGGGGCGAGTGGTGGGGCGGGGCCGGACATCGTCTGGGACGCCGCCACGACGTTGGACGCCGCCCGACTGGAGGGGGTCGACGCCGTCGTGCACCTGGCGGGAGAGTCGATCGCGCAGCGGTGGACCCCCGAGGCGAAGCAGCGCATCCGCTCGTCGCGCGAGCAGGGGACGTCGCTCCTCGCGCGCACGCTCGCCGGGCTCGCGCACAAGCCGCGCGTCCTGGTGAGCATGTCGGCGATCGGGATCTACGGCAATCGCGGCGACGAGGCGCTGGACGAGTCGTCGGCGCCGGGGCGCGGCTTCTTTCCCGAGATCGGGACGGCGTGGGAGGGGGCGGCGGAGCCGGCGCGCGCCGCCGGGATTCGCGTCGTGCATCCCCGCCTCGGGATCGTGCTCAGCCCCGAGGGCGGGGCGCTGGCGAAGATGCTCCCGATTTTCTCGTTAGGTGGCGGCGGCACGATCGGGAGCGGGCGCCAGTGGATGAGCTGGATTTCGCGCACCGATGCGTTACGCGCCCTGGAGTTTCTCGTCGTCACGGAGTCGATGCAGGGGGCGGTGAACCTCACGGCCCCGGCGCCGGTCACCAATGCCGGCTTCACCCAGGTGCTGGGGCGCGTCCTGCATCGTCCCACCATCGTCCCCGTCCCGGCGTTTGCGATCAAGCTGCTCTACGGCGAAATGGGCGAGGCGACGGTGATCGAGGGGCAGCGCGTCCTGCCACGCAAGCTGCTGGAGGCGGGCTTCCTGTTTCGCCACCAGACGCTGGAAGACGCACTCAAGGCGGAGGGGGTTCGGTAG
- a CDS encoding DNA-3-methyladenine glycosylase 2 family protein produces MHRKAVNHLRRVDPVMADVIAAVGPCRFETAPHLSHFESVARSIIFQQLSGKAAGTIHGRFEALFGAERPHAAALAALPDEALRSAGVSRQKVSYLRDLAERVLAGALPIETLHEAPDVDVIRHLTSVKGVGVWTAQMFLMFRLGRPDVLPDLDLGIRKGIQQAYRLRKLPDAKRVHTIGAKWAPYRTIACWYLWRSIDGEAS; encoded by the coding sequence ATGCACCGCAAAGCCGTGAACCACCTGCGCCGGGTCGACCCGGTGATGGCCGACGTGATCGCTGCCGTTGGCCCGTGCCGATTCGAGACCGCGCCCCACCTCTCGCACTTCGAGTCGGTGGCGCGGTCTATCATTTTCCAGCAGCTCTCGGGCAAGGCGGCGGGCACCATTCACGGCCGCTTCGAGGCGCTGTTCGGCGCAGAACGTCCGCACGCCGCCGCGCTCGCGGCCCTGCCCGACGAGGCACTGCGATCGGCCGGAGTCTCCCGCCAGAAGGTCAGCTATCTGCGCGACCTGGCCGAACGCGTCCTGGCGGGGGCGCTCCCCATCGAAACGCTGCACGAAGCCCCCGACGTCGACGTGATCAGGCACCTCACGTCGGTCAAGGGCGTTGGTGTGTGGACGGCGCAGATGTTCCTGATGTTCAGGCTCGGGCGCCCGGACGTACTTCCCGACCTCGATCTTGGCATTCGCAAGGGGATCCAGCAGGCCTATCGCCTGCGGAAGCTCCCCGATGCCAAGCGGGTCCACACCATCGGCGCCAAGTGGGCGCCTTACCGGACGATCGCCTGCTGGTACCTCTGGCGGTCGATCGACGGCGAGGCGTCCTGA
- a CDS encoding FliA/WhiG family RNA polymerase sigma factor: MAPAIATRHTIANHGVSAEARQQILGEHLGLVYHVARQLCRAKQMDVELDELVSAGTIGLIEAFNNFDTSRGLAFSTFAAPRIRGAMLDELRRQDHVPRSVRRRSRELHSATEELTRELGQAPDQHQIASRMGIDLPTLFRWQSEGDNSRFIPLERTVEGAPSGSRIPMEHLIASTEEEIDDRLTFGQEVSRLRDSLQALPEQERNVLTLYYFEELKLHEIAALLSVSESRVSQIRAKAIVRLRKSLASLRESVA, translated from the coding sequence ATGGCACCTGCAATCGCCACCCGCCACACCATCGCCAACCACGGCGTGTCGGCCGAAGCCCGCCAGCAGATTCTGGGCGAACATCTAGGCCTGGTGTACCACGTCGCGCGACAGCTCTGCCGCGCCAAGCAGATGGACGTGGAACTCGACGAGTTGGTGAGCGCCGGGACCATCGGCCTGATCGAGGCCTTCAACAACTTCGACACCAGCCGCGGCCTCGCGTTCAGCACGTTCGCCGCCCCCCGCATCCGCGGCGCGATGCTCGACGAGCTGCGTCGGCAGGACCACGTCCCGCGCTCGGTGCGTCGCCGCTCCCGCGAACTGCACAGTGCGACCGAGGAACTCACGCGCGAGCTGGGCCAGGCCCCCGACCAGCACCAGATCGCCAGTCGCATGGGGATCGACCTCCCCACGCTCTTCCGTTGGCAGAGCGAGGGCGACAACTCGCGCTTCATCCCGCTCGAGCGCACTGTCGAAGGGGCCCCCAGCGGCTCGCGCATCCCGATGGAACACCTCATCGCCTCGACCGAGGAAGAGATCGACGACCGCCTGACCTTCGGACAAGAAGTGTCGCGGCTCCGGGACTCGCTGCAGGCGCTCCCCGAGCAGGAGCGCAACGTCCTCACCCTGTACTACTTCGAGGAGCTCAAGCTCCACGAAATCGCCGCCCTGCTGAGTGTGAGCGAATCGCGCGTCTCACAGATCCGCGCCAAGGCGATCGTGCGCCTGCGCAAGTCGCTCGCCTCGCTGCGCGAGTCGGTCGCGTAG
- a CDS encoding amidohydrolase family protein gives MPSDATIIDARGRYLLPGLIDAHTHIASLASARRALESGVTTIRSASVAAFQDVALREAVKQGAFAGPDVVAAGVFISPELGESVLADPRLAKLAGGLQGEAELREAVRINLDRGVNVIKTRGTERAGLPSTDPRKQSYTETQLGWIVDEASKRNIPVMAHAHGDEGAYAAVKAGVRSIEHGTFLSDSTLQLMKQKGTYLVPTYITVLDLTQPGGDYDDPALTIRGNFMLPALGETVRRAHRMGIPIATGADTQYGPESLSRIAGEAALFVDLGMSPLEALRSATSVSASLLGLGDRIGAIKEGYEADLILVESNPLQNIRALADVLVVISNGTIALNRTPFAKTRM, from the coding sequence ATGCCGTCAGACGCAACGATCATCGACGCGCGTGGGCGCTACCTGCTTCCCGGCCTGATCGACGCACACACGCACATCGCCTCACTGGCCAGCGCGCGGCGCGCGCTCGAGTCGGGGGTGACGACCATTCGCTCGGCCTCCGTCGCGGCCTTCCAGGACGTCGCGTTGCGCGAGGCGGTGAAGCAGGGGGCGTTCGCTGGCCCCGATGTCGTCGCCGCGGGCGTCTTCATCTCCCCGGAGCTAGGCGAGTCGGTCCTGGCCGACCCACGCCTCGCCAAGCTTGCCGGCGGACTGCAGGGCGAAGCCGAGCTGCGCGAGGCGGTGCGCATCAACCTCGACCGCGGCGTGAACGTGATCAAGACGCGCGGAACCGAGCGTGCCGGCCTCCCCAGCACCGACCCACGCAAGCAGTCGTATACCGAGACGCAGCTCGGCTGGATCGTCGACGAGGCGTCCAAGCGCAACATCCCGGTCATGGCGCACGCCCACGGCGACGAGGGGGCCTACGCCGCGGTCAAGGCGGGGGTCCGCAGCATCGAGCACGGGACCTTCCTCTCGGACAGCACGTTGCAGCTGATGAAGCAGAAGGGGACCTACCTCGTCCCGACGTACATCACCGTCCTCGACCTCACGCAGCCGGGCGGCGACTACGACGACCCCGCCCTCACCATCCGCGGCAACTTCATGCTCCCGGCGCTGGGCGAGACGGTGCGACGCGCACACCGCATGGGGATTCCGATCGCCACGGGCGCCGACACGCAGTACGGCCCGGAATCGCTCTCGCGCATCGCTGGCGAGGCGGCGCTCTTCGTCGATCTCGGCATGTCGCCACTCGAGGCGCTGCGCTCCGCCACCAGCGTCTCGGCCAGCCTGCTCGGGCTCGGGGACCGGATCGGCGCGATCAAGGAGGGGTATGAAGCCGACCTGATTCTCGTGGAATCGAATCCGCTGCAGAACATCCGCGCCCTCGCCGACGTCCTGGTCGTCATCTCCAACGGCACCATCGCGCTCAACCGCACCCCGTTCGCCAAGACGCGAATGTAA
- a CDS encoding M20/M25/M40 family metallo-hydrolase, with protein MTRFTILALLVSPAWALAQNGGGLGAASITEHDIRRRIAIIADDSMGGRDTPSRGLDLTARYIAGEFARLGLKPGGDSGRFEQRYPIQRARLDGDATKAVFTSGRHTAIASATRDFVYVFGPRTGRPISAPVVLVSGALQLDSARTLDIAGKILVVVADSRAPNATPVNQFLAPAFERNPAAVIMVLNNDTTILARQIANQFRVRAMVEGETADDPVVTMVHERILGDVFRAAGVELAQLRASTTYAVRTIPSLSVSVTVANVGGGGVTAPNVVGILEGSDPVLRDEYVVFSAHMDHVGTNASAKGDTIFNGADDDASGTIGVVELAEAFSQPGMRPKRSLIFLTVSGEEKGLWGSEYFASHSPVPLAQLVANLNMDMIGRNWRDTIAVIGKEHSDLGATLARVNAAHPELGMQAIDDIWPNENFYFRSDHYNFARRGVPVLFFFNGTHKDYHQVSDSPDKVDAEKEARIVQLVYFLGMEIANASERPKWNEESRKKVMGK; from the coding sequence ATGACGCGCTTCACCATCCTCGCCCTGCTCGTCTCGCCCGCGTGGGCACTCGCCCAGAACGGTGGAGGGCTCGGTGCCGCCAGCATCACCGAGCACGACATCCGGCGTCGCATCGCCATCATCGCCGACGATTCGATGGGAGGACGTGACACTCCCTCGCGCGGGCTCGACCTCACGGCGCGCTACATCGCGGGCGAGTTCGCCCGCCTCGGGCTCAAGCCCGGGGGCGACTCGGGGCGCTTCGAGCAGCGGTACCCGATCCAACGCGCACGCCTCGACGGCGACGCGACGAAGGCCGTCTTCACCTCCGGCCGCCACACGGCGATCGCCAGCGCGACGCGCGATTTCGTCTACGTCTTCGGCCCACGTACCGGGCGCCCGATCAGCGCCCCGGTCGTGCTGGTGAGCGGAGCGTTGCAGCTGGACAGTGCCAGGACGCTGGACATCGCGGGGAAGATCCTCGTGGTGGTGGCCGACTCTCGCGCCCCCAACGCCACCCCCGTGAACCAGTTCCTCGCCCCCGCCTTCGAGCGCAATCCGGCGGCGGTGATCATGGTGCTCAACAACGACACCACCATCCTCGCGCGACAGATCGCGAACCAGTTTCGCGTACGGGCGATGGTGGAGGGCGAGACGGCCGACGACCCCGTCGTGACGATGGTGCACGAGCGCATCCTGGGCGACGTCTTCCGTGCCGCCGGCGTCGAGCTGGCGCAGCTCCGCGCCTCGACGACGTACGCGGTGCGCACCATCCCGTCGCTGTCCGTCAGCGTCACCGTGGCCAACGTGGGCGGGGGCGGCGTCACGGCGCCGAACGTCGTCGGGATCCTCGAAGGGAGCGACCCCGTGCTGCGCGACGAATACGTCGTCTTCTCGGCGCACATGGACCACGTCGGGACCAACGCCAGTGCGAAGGGCGACACGATCTTCAACGGGGCCGACGACGATGCCTCGGGAACGATCGGCGTGGTCGAACTCGCCGAGGCGTTCAGCCAGCCCGGGATGCGCCCCAAGCGATCGCTCATCTTCCTCACCGTCAGCGGCGAGGAGAAGGGGTTGTGGGGGAGCGAGTACTTCGCGTCGCACTCCCCCGTCCCGCTCGCACAGCTGGTGGCCAACCTCAACATGGACATGATCGGCCGCAACTGGCGTGACACCATTGCCGTGATCGGGAAGGAACACAGCGACCTTGGCGCCACGCTGGCACGCGTCAACGCGGCCCATCCAGAGCTTGGCATGCAGGCCATCGACGACATCTGGCCTAACGAGAACTTCTACTTCCGGTCCGACCACTACAACTTCGCCCGGCGCGGCGTCCCCGTCCTCTTCTTCTTCAACGGGACGCACAAGGACTACCACCAGGTGAGCGACTCCCCCGACAAGGTCGACGCCGAGAAGGAAGCCCGCATCGTGCAGCTCGTCTACTTCCTCGGGATGGAGATCGCCAACGCGAGCGAGCGGCCCAAGTGGAACGAGGAGAGCCGAAAAAAGGTCATGGGAAAGTAG
- a CDS encoding dienelactone hydrolase family protein, which produces MSTTGTSSNGPHQGQPIVTGGAPLATARGALILTHGRGASAESILTLAPLLGADDLAWFAPQASGNTWYPFSFLSPIPQNEPGITSGIQVLHDLVAYIENAGIPAERIALAGFSQGACLTLEFGARHARRYGALVGFSGGLIGPDGTSRDYPGSLAGTPVFLGCSDVDGHIPLGRVNESATVLQQLGGTVDTRIYPGMAHTVNDDEIAAVKVVLQAL; this is translated from the coding sequence ATGAGTACGACCGGCACCAGCAGCAACGGACCGCACCAGGGACAACCGATCGTGACCGGTGGAGCGCCGCTGGCCACGGCGCGCGGCGCCCTCATTCTCACGCATGGGCGCGGCGCGTCTGCCGAGAGCATCCTGACGCTCGCCCCGCTCCTCGGCGCTGACGACCTCGCGTGGTTTGCCCCGCAGGCCTCGGGGAACACGTGGTACCCCTTCTCGTTCCTCTCGCCCATTCCGCAGAACGAACCCGGGATCACCTCGGGGATCCAGGTCCTGCACGACCTCGTGGCCTACATCGAGAATGCTGGCATCCCGGCCGAGCGCATCGCCCTCGCGGGCTTCTCGCAGGGGGCCTGCCTGACGCTGGAGTTCGGCGCACGACACGCGCGTCGTTACGGCGCACTGGTCGGCTTCAGCGGTGGCCTCATCGGCCCCGACGGCACGTCGCGCGACTACCCTGGCTCCCTCGCCGGTACGCCCGTCTTCCTCGGATGCTCGGATGTCGATGGCCACATCCCGCTCGGACGCGTGAACGAGAGCGCCACGGTCCTCCAGCAACTCGGCGGCACCGTCGACACGCGCATCTACCCGGGCATGGCCCACACGGTCAACGACGACGAGATCGCCGCGGTGAAGGTGGTGCTGCAGGCGCTGTAG
- a CDS encoding VOC family protein yields MTTLATSGFHHVTMVSSDARRTLAFYRDLLGVGLVKRTVNFDDPSSYHLYFGDATGVPGTILTFFEWGNLPQGHWGVGGVHHLALGVATPEAQLKWKRRLNDAGLAVSGPFDRGWFRSIYFRDPDGQVLEIATRGPGYAVDEPIEALGRLELAPPTSAEIRGARDEAAIAARTHPEPVPVITPDMALEGIHHVSAITSDLERLNDFYDSALGLKLVKKSFNQDDPNTKHWFWASYDGTEVKPHSALTFFGWPKGGRAARGGVGQTHHLAFRASSQDEQLAWREHLLSLGVSVSPVMDRTYFQSIYFRDPDGLLLEVATDGPGFSIDEEVASLGTELRLPAWLETDREQIQRDLQPLQA; encoded by the coding sequence ATGACCACGCTCGCCACCTCAGGCTTCCACCACGTGACGATGGTGTCGTCCGACGCCCGCCGCACGTTGGCGTTCTATCGCGACCTGCTCGGTGTCGGGCTGGTGAAGCGCACCGTCAACTTCGACGATCCGTCGTCGTACCACCTGTACTTCGGTGACGCCACCGGCGTCCCGGGGACGATCCTCACCTTCTTCGAGTGGGGGAACCTCCCGCAGGGGCACTGGGGGGTGGGGGGCGTGCACCACCTCGCCCTGGGCGTCGCCACCCCCGAGGCGCAGCTCAAGTGGAAGCGCCGGCTCAACGACGCCGGCCTCGCGGTGAGCGGTCCTTTCGACCGCGGCTGGTTCCGCTCGATCTACTTCCGCGATCCGGACGGCCAGGTGCTGGAGATTGCGACGCGCGGCCCCGGTTACGCCGTGGACGAACCGATCGAGGCGTTAGGCAGGCTCGAACTGGCCCCGCCCACGAGCGCCGAGATTCGCGGCGCGCGCGACGAGGCGGCGATTGCCGCCCGCACGCATCCGGAGCCGGTCCCGGTCATCACCCCCGACATGGCGTTGGAGGGGATCCACCACGTCTCGGCGATCACGAGCGACCTGGAGCGGCTCAACGACTTCTACGACAGCGCCCTCGGGCTCAAGCTGGTGAAGAAGTCGTTCAACCAGGACGACCCCAACACCAAGCACTGGTTCTGGGCCTCGTACGACGGCACCGAGGTCAAGCCACACTCGGCGCTGACCTTCTTCGGTTGGCCGAAGGGTGGGCGTGCGGCACGCGGTGGCGTGGGGCAGACCCATCACCTCGCCTTCCGGGCCTCGTCGCAGGACGAGCAGCTGGCGTGGCGCGAGCACCTGCTATCGTTAGGTGTGTCAGTCTCGCCGGTGATGGACCGGACATACTTCCAGTCGATCTACTTCCGCGACCCGGATGGCCTGCTGCTCGAGGTGGCCACCGATGGCCCCGGCTTCTCGATCGACGAGGAGGTCGCCTCACTGGGGACGGAGCTCCGGCTCCCGGCATGGCTCGAAACCGACCGCGAGCAGATCCAGCGCGACTTGCAGCCGCTGCAGGCGTAG
- a CDS encoding MarR family transcriptional regulator: MPKLKEPAPASTADLPADQQLALKLWVTLARAYAAVNEQAAADVRADGLSIGEFAVLELLHHRGQTLLGEIQKRILVSSGGITFLVDRLVEKGLVERRDCPEDRRARYAALTREGTRLMRRIFPRHAARITRAMQGLQEREQRDAARLLKQLGLAAASIDSASDR; encoded by the coding sequence ATGCCGAAACTCAAGGAGCCTGCGCCGGCGTCCACCGCCGACCTCCCCGCCGACCAGCAACTGGCCCTCAAGCTCTGGGTCACCCTGGCTCGCGCCTACGCCGCCGTCAACGAGCAGGCGGCGGCCGACGTGCGAGCCGACGGGCTGTCGATCGGGGAGTTCGCCGTCCTCGAGCTGCTCCATCATCGCGGGCAAACGCTCCTCGGCGAGATCCAGAAGCGGATCCTCGTCTCCAGCGGCGGAATCACCTTCCTCGTCGATCGCCTCGTCGAGAAGGGACTCGTGGAGCGCCGCGACTGTCCCGAAGACCGCCGCGCGCGGTACGCCGCCCTCACGCGCGAGGGGACGCGCCTCATGCGCCGCATCTTCCCGCGTCACGCCGCTCGCATCACCCGCGCCATGCAGGGCCTCCAGGAGCGCGAGCAGCGCGACGCCGCTCGCCTCCTCAAGCAACTCGGACTCGCCGCCGCGTCGATCGATTCGGCCAGCGACCGGTAG